One genomic window of Chitinophagaceae bacterium includes the following:
- a CDS encoding T9SS type A sorting domain-containing protein, with protein sequence MIRNLTRKVLLANFATILFSAAPLLTFSQSATAQKTAISLVSDDGNTTVISFNPGAMVQQTVNTPAGNAVVIKVDAGTPMLQKDFPDLPKLTTSIIIPDDKNMQVTVSSSSYTDFENVKVAPSKGSLKRDVQPSDVPYVYGSVYQEDAFFPQHLAEMRDPYILRDFRGQTVIVYPFQYNPVTKTLRIYSEITVTVSPKAEGTAINILNKNYNDDKIATEFDRVYTNHFLNYQKDTRYTQLEEEGNMLIISYGSFMDEMQPFVDWKRQRGMPTEMVDVATIGNTKTAIKSYVANYYNTNGLTFLLLVGDDPQVKTSSTNAGDSDNDYGFISGNDHYQEIFVGRFSAQTDAEVTTQVNRILAYEKTPIDDNYFAKGICLASNEGLNIGDDGEADYQHEDLIRTQLLDYTYTDVAELFDGTHGNVDAAGNPSDNNLRDLVNAGAGIIQYTGHGSTTSLGTTGFNNADVGTLTNTTKWPFAWIVGCSVGAFRTSTCFAESWARATSNGQPTGALSSFMSTILQSWAEPMEAQDEINLILTESYANKINRTFGGLSINGCFSMNDKYGNSGNQMTDTWIIFGDPSVVVRTAQPTSFSVSHDPSIFPGASTFSVACDMEDALVALTVNGTILATAKVSGGIASLSFNPLVNEDPLTLTVTGYNKTPYLATIAVKAQSSGHVVGGYQLMNDAVLSSLSGTITYGTTLPNLTRMENNLPGNAISVYPNPFDKLASIYYNLPSDAAVTVTIYNQTGQEIKRLIDNEKLAEGSYQFTFDGTSLPPGSYFCQVVIDGKPQVTKLLIAR encoded by the coding sequence ATGATCAGAAACCTTACGCGCAAAGTGTTGTTGGCAAATTTTGCAACGATACTTTTTTCAGCCGCACCGCTGCTGACCTTTTCACAATCGGCGACTGCTCAAAAGACTGCCATCTCCTTAGTGTCTGATGACGGCAATACTACCGTTATCAGTTTTAACCCCGGAGCCATGGTACAGCAAACAGTCAACACACCGGCAGGCAATGCCGTGGTGATAAAAGTAGATGCCGGAACGCCGATGCTGCAGAAGGATTTTCCGGATCTTCCGAAACTCACTACCAGCATTATTATTCCTGATGATAAAAATATGCAGGTGACAGTTTCTTCCAGCAGCTATACTGATTTTGAAAATGTGAAGGTAGCTCCCTCCAAAGGATCACTGAAAAGAGATGTGCAGCCTTCCGATGTTCCTTACGTATATGGCAGCGTATACCAGGAAGATGCTTTCTTCCCGCAACACCTCGCTGAAATGAGGGATCCTTACATCCTCCGTGATTTCAGGGGACAAACCGTGATCGTGTATCCGTTTCAGTATAATCCTGTTACCAAAACATTGCGCATCTATTCTGAGATCACGGTAACTGTTTCACCTAAAGCTGAAGGCACAGCGATTAATATTTTAAATAAGAATTACAACGACGACAAGATTGCAACCGAGTTCGATCGCGTGTATACGAATCATTTCCTCAATTACCAAAAGGATACCCGTTACACACAACTTGAAGAAGAAGGAAACATGCTCATCATCAGCTATGGCAGCTTTATGGATGAGATGCAGCCGTTTGTTGACTGGAAAAGACAAAGAGGAATGCCTACCGAAATGGTGGATGTTGCAACCATTGGAAACACCAAAACTGCTATTAAAAGCTATGTGGCAAATTATTATAACACGAATGGTCTTACATTTCTGCTGCTGGTAGGAGATGATCCACAGGTAAAAACAAGCAGCACCAATGCGGGTGATTCCGATAATGACTACGGATTTATCTCGGGCAATGATCATTACCAGGAAATTTTTGTGGGACGTTTTTCGGCCCAGACCGATGCCGAGGTGACTACCCAGGTGAACAGAATTCTTGCCTATGAAAAAACACCTATTGATGATAATTATTTTGCAAAAGGTATTTGTCTCGCATCCAATGAAGGTCTCAACATTGGTGATGATGGTGAAGCTGATTACCAGCATGAAGACCTCATCCGCACACAGTTGCTCGATTATACTTACACCGATGTTGCTGAATTATTTGATGGCACACATGGCAATGTAGATGCAGCAGGCAATCCTTCCGACAATAATCTCAGAGACCTGGTGAATGCAGGAGCTGGCATTATTCAATATACAGGTCATGGCAGCACTACAAGCCTGGGTACTACAGGCTTTAACAACGCTGATGTAGGCACGCTCACCAATACAACCAAATGGCCTTTCGCCTGGATCGTTGGATGCTCTGTAGGCGCTTTCAGAACAAGTACCTGCTTTGCTGAATCATGGGCACGCGCTACCAGCAATGGTCAGCCAACAGGTGCTTTGTCGTCTTTTATGTCCACCATTTTACAGTCATGGGCCGAACCCATGGAAGCACAGGATGAGATCAACCTGATCCTGACTGAAAGCTATGCAAACAAGATCAACAGAACCTTCGGTGGATTATCCATCAACGGATGTTTCAGCATGAATGATAAATATGGCAACAGTGGAAATCAAATGACTGACACGTGGATCATTTTTGGTGATCCTTCTGTTGTGGTTCGCACAGCGCAGCCTACTTCTTTTTCGGTATCTCACGATCCAAGCATTTTTCCCGGAGCAAGCACCTTTTCCGTAGCATGCGACATGGAAGATGCATTAGTTGCGCTTACAGTGAATGGAACCATATTGGCCACTGCAAAAGTTTCCGGTGGCATTGCATCGCTTTCATTCAATCCCCTTGTAAATGAAGATCCACTTACGCTGACTGTAACCGGTTATAATAAAACACCTTACCTGGCGACTATTGCGGTAAAGGCTCAGTCCTCCGGTCATGTAGTAGGAGGTTACCAATTAATGAATGATGCTGTGCTCTCTTCTTTATCCGGAACGATAACTTACGGCACTACGCTTCCCAACCTTACACGAATGGAAAATAACTTACCAGGAAACGCCATTTCGGTTTACCCTAACCCGTTTGACAAGCTGGCTTCCATTTATTACAACCTCCCGTCAGATGCTGCTGTAACAGTTACCATTTACAATCAAACCGGTCAGGAAATAAAGAGGTTAATCGACAATGAAAAACTGGCTGAAGGTTCCTACCAATTTACGTTTGATGGAACTTCCCTACCTCCCGGTTCTTATTTCTGCCAGGTGGTGATTGATGGAAAGCCACAGGTTACAAAGCTGCTTATTGCGAGGTAA
- a CDS encoding aldo/keto reductase, which produces MKQLKIGTQGLTGPQIGLGCMGMTPFAGADLYGKSDEKEAIATIHRSLELGGNFLDTAELYGPFLNEQLIAKATKGNRDQYIIATKFGSEIDDDGKPLWIVNGKREYVKKAAERSLKHLNTDHIDLYYLHRLDKNTPVEETVAAMAELVKEGKVKYIGLSEVSSETIRKAHAVHPLSAVQTEYSLFERSVEERGIMDTLEELGITLVAYSPLGRGFLSGKFQTPEDFPENDFKRTVPKFQGEQFQKNIELLNEVQKVAIEKGMTTTQLALAWTIAKGALPIPGTKRISYLEQNIAATAHVLSQADLDRLESIIPITVKTGDRYGNMSSID; this is translated from the coding sequence ATGAAACAATTAAAAATAGGAACACAGGGACTGACAGGTCCGCAAATCGGTTTGGGTTGCATGGGCATGACGCCCTTTGCAGGAGCAGACCTTTATGGAAAATCCGATGAAAAAGAAGCGATCGCTACCATTCACCGTTCTTTGGAACTGGGCGGAAACTTTTTGGATACTGCTGAATTGTATGGTCCTTTCTTAAATGAACAACTCATTGCAAAAGCCACCAAAGGGAACCGGGATCAATACATTATTGCCACCAAGTTCGGAAGCGAAATTGATGACGATGGTAAACCACTCTGGATAGTAAATGGCAAAAGGGAGTATGTAAAAAAGGCAGCAGAACGCTCCCTCAAACATTTGAACACGGATCATATTGATTTGTATTATCTGCATCGCCTGGATAAAAATACACCGGTGGAAGAAACCGTTGCGGCTATGGCTGAATTAGTGAAAGAGGGCAAAGTAAAATACATCGGACTTTCCGAAGTATCATCGGAAACCATTCGGAAGGCACATGCCGTGCATCCCTTATCAGCAGTGCAAACAGAATATTCTCTCTTTGAGCGAAGTGTGGAAGAAAGAGGCATTATGGATACCCTGGAGGAATTGGGAATTACCTTAGTGGCTTATTCTCCGTTAGGCCGTGGATTTTTATCCGGCAAATTTCAAACACCTGAGGATTTCCCCGAAAATGATTTCAAACGAACGGTGCCTAAATTCCAGGGCGAGCAATTTCAAAAAAATATTGAACTGTTGAATGAAGTTCAAAAAGTGGCAATTGAAAAAGGAATGACGACTACGCAACTGGCATTAGCCTGGACGATTGCAAAAGGCGCTTTACCCATTCCGGGAACAAAAAGAATCAGTTACCTGGAACAAAATATTGCAGCGACAGCACATGTATTATCACAAGCAGATTTAGACCGGTTGGAAAGCATTATTCCAATTACTGTAAAGACAGGAGACAGATATGGTAATATGAGTTCGATTGATTGA
- a CDS encoding nucleotidyltransferase domain-containing protein — translation MMNSFLKQKLPEVIRIFREHKVDRAYAFGSVCTDDFTDQSDVDFVISFPEKLDPLEKGELYFDLLFRLEDYLGREIDLLTEGSLRNPYFIKKLNSTKTALYE, via the coding sequence ATGATGAATTCATTTCTTAAGCAAAAGTTACCGGAAGTAATTCGGATTTTCAGAGAGCATAAGGTAGATCGAGCGTATGCTTTTGGTTCTGTATGCACAGATGATTTTACAGATCAGAGTGATGTGGACTTTGTGATTTCCTTTCCTGAAAAACTTGATCCGCTGGAGAAAGGTGAATTATATTTTGATCTGTTGTTCCGTCTTGAAGATTATCTTGGAAGAGAAATTGATTTGCTTACAGAGGGTTCTCTGCGAAATCCATACTTTATTAAGAAACTGAACAGTACAAAGACTGCATTGTATGAGTGA
- a CDS encoding DUF86 domain-containing protein, whose amino-acid sequence MSDDEKKLLTDVFNAVEGIAVHIQGIKSFNDFKAAYTVKRAVERELLIIGEAIGDLRKLNPAIAISDMRKIIALRNIIAHEYDSVQDDNIWLIIVRHLPGLKDEVDKLIKS is encoded by the coding sequence ATGAGTGATGATGAAAAAAAACTACTCACGGATGTATTCAATGCTGTTGAAGGGATTGCAGTTCATATTCAGGGTATAAAATCATTTAATGACTTCAAAGCTGCTTATACTGTTAAGCGGGCCGTAGAGCGTGAGTTACTGATTATAGGTGAAGCAATTGGAGATCTACGCAAACTTAATCCCGCAATTGCTATTTCCGATATGAGAAAAATTATTGCCCTCCGAAACATTATCGCTCACGAATATGATTCTGTGCAGGATGATAATATCTGGCTGATCATCGTGCGACATCTGCCGGGTTTAAAAGATGAAGTAGATAAATTGATAAAATCCTGA
- a CDS encoding T9SS type A sorting domain-containing protein: protein MKKSYLKFLTSLILCTQLTFNLHAQSNQYLDFDGVDDYVSVENGSAAIAGGTGITMTGWFYDNALGYGQGMMGFRATSCGFYMIQLNNGSIECRFINSANTLYEVVAPNFTTVPQVWQHFAWVYNGSSLSLYVNGSLSGTAPASGSITNTVTPFAIGKSILSGFNFLYNGRIDEVSVWNKALSQTEIQDMMDNELTGTEPNLKMYYKFNQGVPGADNTGISALLTEVNTPTYDGDLLNFALNGATSNFNGTLNASFQSISFPPVPTKLTSDPPFNLTASSTSGLAVSYTVLSGPATVNGNTVTLNGTPGAVTIQADQAGNGTFDPAAPVSGTFNVVDPAANVAVIVPLDPLNATDVYMPELGTMQLAAMVTIPDTPLFAVQSVEFIINGQSLPATAHANNHYTAWWTPPAYGAYTIQISSTSNFGAVVTQNVDINVVQSVSDINNVVAFNGLWLDSGTPSLIASGNLPSYVGAFDTIIATLSVTCPTGGCDPWDRVASVDVMSKEGEWFEVIRYITPYGVPCSHNIDLADYMSMLQGKVTFRANCLTLTNGYVYELKFNFKQGAPAHKYSKVQQVWKTIYPFGDYANLQPVPAYNFSYPELAVASRLKLVSTGHGWGTLNTSNAAEFYNATHDIQVNGVNAFSQHNWTTCNPNPDGCSPQNGTWTYNRAGWCPGSIAKPFDYDMTPYISTAGMSLDYKFLSTYVDQCHPDNPNCVTGTTCSDCNDGFNPTLDVNCNLITWFDNPDAITAINDIAPFTFVIYPNPSSGTFILNGDMAAHKNYTVTIFDVMGHAIKSFKWNGQKTTMDLSNYSKGVYLVEVRDQMEKVFKKVVVE, encoded by the coding sequence ATGAAAAAAAGTTACCTAAAGTTTCTTACTTCCCTAATCCTTTGCACGCAATTAACCTTTAATCTCCACGCCCAATCCAACCAATACCTCGACTTCGACGGCGTAGATGATTACGTAAGTGTCGAAAACGGTTCTGCAGCCATTGCCGGCGGAACAGGCATTACCATGACCGGTTGGTTTTATGACAACGCTCTCGGCTATGGACAAGGCATGATGGGCTTTCGAGCAACCTCCTGTGGCTTTTATATGATTCAGTTGAACAATGGCTCCATAGAATGTCGTTTTATAAATTCCGCGAATACACTCTATGAAGTGGTGGCACCTAATTTTACGACTGTACCACAAGTGTGGCAGCATTTTGCATGGGTGTATAACGGTTCTTCTTTAAGTCTGTACGTGAATGGTAGCTTATCAGGAACTGCTCCGGCATCAGGCAGCATTACAAATACCGTTACACCTTTCGCTATTGGTAAAAGCATCCTGAGTGGTTTCAATTTTCTCTACAATGGAAGGATAGATGAAGTTTCTGTGTGGAACAAAGCGTTGTCGCAGACAGAGATACAGGACATGATGGACAACGAGCTTACAGGCACAGAACCCAATTTGAAGATGTACTACAAATTTAACCAGGGCGTGCCCGGAGCAGACAATACCGGCATCAGTGCATTGCTTACAGAAGTAAATACGCCAACCTATGATGGTGATCTCTTAAATTTCGCACTCAACGGAGCCACCTCCAATTTTAACGGAACGCTCAATGCATCTTTTCAATCCATCTCTTTTCCACCTGTTCCCACCAAGCTTACTTCTGATCCGCCTTTTAATCTCACTGCAAGTTCCACTTCAGGATTGGCCGTGAGTTACACTGTTCTTTCCGGACCTGCAACAGTGAATGGAAACACGGTAACACTCAACGGCACTCCCGGAGCCGTAACGATTCAGGCAGATCAAGCCGGTAATGGTACATTCGATCCTGCCGCCCCCGTATCAGGTACCTTCAATGTCGTAGATCCCGCTGCGAATGTTGCGGTAATTGTTCCACTTGATCCGTTGAATGCAACAGATGTTTATATGCCGGAGCTTGGGACGATGCAGTTAGCTGCAATGGTTACGATTCCTGATACACCTTTGTTTGCTGTGCAGAGCGTGGAGTTTATCATCAACGGTCAATCACTTCCTGCCACTGCTCATGCCAATAATCATTACACTGCCTGGTGGACGCCACCTGCTTATGGCGCTTACACCATTCAGATTTCTTCTACCAGTAATTTCGGTGCGGTGGTTACACAGAACGTAGATATCAATGTAGTGCAGAGTGTTTCCGATATCAACAACGTAGTTGCATTCAACGGACTGTGGTTGGATTCAGGAACACCATCATTGATCGCCAGCGGAAATCTTCCTTCTTATGTCGGCGCTTTCGATACCATTATTGCCACCTTGAGCGTGACGTGCCCGACGGGTGGATGCGATCCATGGGACAGAGTGGCAAGCGTAGATGTGATGAGCAAAGAAGGAGAATGGTTTGAAGTGATCCGGTACATCACCCCTTATGGAGTGCCTTGTTCTCACAATATCGACTTGGCGGATTACATGTCGATGCTGCAGGGCAAGGTTACCTTCCGGGCGAATTGTCTTACACTCACCAATGGTTATGTGTACGAGTTGAAGTTCAATTTCAAACAGGGCGCTCCTGCTCATAAATACAGCAAGGTGCAACAGGTATGGAAAACCATTTATCCCTTCGGCGATTACGCGAACCTGCAACCAGTGCCTGCTTATAATTTCAGTTATCCCGAGCTGGCTGTAGCATCCAGGTTGAAGCTGGTGAGCACCGGCCACGGATGGGGAACGCTGAATACTTCCAATGCAGCAGAGTTCTACAATGCCACGCATGACATACAGGTGAATGGTGTGAATGCATTTTCGCAGCACAACTGGACCACGTGCAATCCTAATCCTGATGGTTGTTCTCCGCAAAACGGCACCTGGACTTACAACCGTGCGGGCTGGTGTCCGGGCTCTATTGCAAAGCCGTTTGATTATGATATGACCCCTTATATTTCAACCGCCGGCATGAGTCTCGATTATAAATTTTTGTCCACGTATGTAGATCAGTGTCATCCTGACAATCCAAATTGCGTGACAGGCACTACATGCTCTGATTGCAATGATGGTTTTAATCCAACACTCGATGTCAACTGCAATCTCATTACCTGGTTTGATAATCCGGATGCTATAACAGCGATTAATGATATTGCACCTTTTACATTCGTTATTTATCCGAATCCATCCAGCGGCACCTTCATCCTCAACGGAGATATGGCCGCGCATAAAAATTATACCGTCACAATATTTGATGTGATGGGACATGCCATCAAATCCTTCAAGTGGAACGGACAAAAAACCACGATGGATCTTTCGAATTATTCGAAAGGAGTTTACTTAGTAGAAGTACGCGATCAGATGGAGAAGGTGTTTAAGAAAGTGGTGGTGGAGTAG
- a CDS encoding SusD/RagB family nutrient-binding outer membrane lipoprotein, translating into MKQLFFNTDKLQFPIYSGRMRLLCIACFFVFSTTSCRKDFEEINKNPNGFTTASDGSLFNSAISSLQSGWNEQLYVNISVVYKETQLVALPQVRWNNYTLGTEEIWTNYYTILPNLRELEKRFQSLDTSVAEVKNMMAMEKIILAYKTFKVTDLFGDIPFSEAGYGFQDVNQLHPKFDAQESIYKTLLNELQWASQHLDPAATTAEPFLTFKNFDNLFFGDVLKWQKFANSLRLRYAMRMVNKEPILAGDIIKEIFENQQPVFGANEFGQLNNDPNECAALYPYQLGYRNESKGWSFNQSKDVRMGTNIWHLLSKHDSTDGSGIFDPRAYYFFETNNNGDWVAFPNDPPTAIPDGGIPYEYHRDLNYTIKGADCLYSPVNYYIARDMDYQPDILITGAEVLFIRAEAYLLGIGVAKDVGTATSAFLDGIQFSISFWEHVMNNSKLPPGAPFSNNITVPSNLNFFSVQNNLGFFTGGEDEQLKEIYEQCWIDMFRQPQEAFALARRTVLTPHEGNPSEVYRFPIPPSEVSYNEMNWMSAIGSLGDNLNEKVWWMK; encoded by the coding sequence ATGAAGCAATTATTTTTCAATACTGACAAGCTGCAATTTCCCATTTACTCAGGCAGAATGCGTTTGCTTTGTATAGCATGCTTCTTTGTCTTTTCAACAACTTCCTGCAGAAAGGATTTTGAAGAGATCAATAAAAACCCAAACGGATTTACTACTGCCAGTGATGGTTCACTTTTTAATTCCGCGATCAGTTCATTGCAATCAGGATGGAATGAACAGCTCTATGTAAATATTTCTGTGGTGTATAAGGAAACACAATTGGTGGCCTTGCCGCAAGTTCGATGGAACAATTATACACTGGGCACAGAAGAAATCTGGACGAACTATTATACGATACTTCCGAACCTTCGTGAGTTGGAAAAAAGATTTCAATCGCTTGATACCAGTGTCGCAGAAGTAAAGAATATGATGGCGATGGAAAAAATTATCCTCGCCTACAAGACTTTCAAGGTGACTGATTTGTTTGGCGACATTCCATTTTCGGAAGCAGGCTATGGATTCCAGGATGTAAACCAGTTGCATCCGAAGTTTGATGCGCAGGAATCCATCTACAAAACTTTGTTGAATGAATTGCAATGGGCTTCCCAACATTTAGATCCTGCAGCAACCACAGCAGAACCTTTTCTCACTTTCAAAAATTTCGACAATTTATTTTTTGGAGATGTATTGAAGTGGCAAAAGTTCGCGAATTCATTGCGACTGCGCTATGCCATGCGCATGGTAAACAAGGAACCTATTCTTGCAGGTGACATCATTAAAGAGATCTTCGAAAATCAGCAACCTGTGTTTGGTGCCAATGAATTTGGTCAGTTGAACAATGATCCCAACGAATGCGCTGCCTTGTATCCTTACCAGTTGGGTTACCGGAATGAAAGCAAAGGATGGTCGTTCAACCAGTCAAAAGATGTAAGAATGGGAACCAACATCTGGCACTTGCTTTCGAAACACGACAGCACTGATGGCAGCGGCATTTTCGATCCGAGAGCTTATTACTTTTTCGAAACCAATAATAACGGTGATTGGGTTGCTTTCCCTAACGATCCTCCAACTGCCATTCCTGATGGTGGCATTCCTTATGAATACCATCGCGATCTCAATTATACTATTAAAGGAGCTGACTGTTTGTATTCACCTGTAAACTATTACATCGCACGAGATATGGATTACCAGCCTGACATTTTAATAACAGGAGCAGAAGTACTTTTCATCAGAGCGGAGGCTTACCTTTTAGGAATCGGTGTTGCAAAAGATGTGGGTACTGCAACCTCTGCATTTCTGGATGGCATTCAGTTTTCGATCAGCTTTTGGGAGCATGTAATGAACAACTCGAAGCTGCCGCCAGGTGCGCCATTTTCAAACAACATCACAGTGCCCTCCAACTTAAATTTCTTTTCAGTGCAAAATAACCTCGGCTTTTTTACCGGCGGTGAAGACGAACAACTGAAAGAAATATATGAACAATGCTGGATCGATATGTTCAGGCAACCGCAGGAAGCATTTGCATTGGCAAGACGAACAGTGTTAACTCCTCATGAAGGAAATCCGAGCGAAGTGTATCGTTTTCCGATTCCACCTTCGGAGGTTTCTTATAATGAAATGAATTGGATGAGTGCGATTGGATCGTTGGGGGATAATTTGAATGAGAAGGTGTGGTGGATGAAATAA